Part of the Verrucomicrobiota bacterium genome is shown below.
GACAATATCTGGGTCAATGCCGATATCCTTATGACGCACGACGTGTGCGGTCCGGGGACAATCGGCGTCTTCAAGAGAGAATTTGGCAAACAGGCGAAGGTTTGGGATCCAAGGAAAGTGGTGATCATTCCAGATCACTATATTTTCACCGCGGATTCGAAATCGAATCGCAACGTGGACATCCTCCGGGAATTTGTCCGCGAGCAGGGCCTTCCCTATTTCTATGACGTGATCGACGATCCGAACGGGCACTGGGTTTTCGATTCTTCCAAGGGCATGCTGAAACGGCAGTATGGCGCCTCGTATGCAGGCGTCTGTCACACCGCGCTCCCTCAGAAAGGGCACACTCGTCCGGGAGAGATTCTGTTCGGAACGGACTCTCACACGTGCATGGCAGGTGCCTTCAATGAGTTTGCCACCGGGATCGGAAATACCGACGCCGGATTCGTGATGGGGACCGGGAAACTGCTGCTCAAGGTTCCAGAGACAATGCATTTCCGGCTCGAAGGCAAACTCCAGAAGGGGGTCATGGCCAAGGACGTCATCCTCCATTGCATCGGAGAAATCGGATTCGATGGAGCGACGTATCGGGCGATGCAATTTGACGGGTCAGGCGTCGCCAATCTATCCATGGACGACCGCATGACCATCGCCAATATGGCTATCGAAGCGGGCGGCAAAAATGGGATCTTCGAGTTTGACGCGCAGACGCAGACGTTCGTGGATCGCCGCTGCAAACTGAACGGAACAAAGCCCACCTACGAACCTGTCGAAAGGGAGAAGAGC
Proteins encoded:
- a CDS encoding 3-isopropylmalate dehydratase; this encodes MTLTEKILARAAGKSRVSAGDNIWVNADILMTHDVCGPGTIGVFKREFGKQAKVWDPRKVVIIPDHYIFTADSKSNRNVDILREFVREQGLPYFYDVIDDPNGHWVFDSSKGMLKRQYGASYAGVCHTALPQKGHTRPGEILFGTDSHTCMAGAFNEFATGIGNTDAGFVMGTGKLLLKVPETMHFRLEGKLQKGVMAKDVILHCIGEIGFDGATYRAMQFDGSGVANLSMDDRMTIANMAIEAGGKNGIFEFDAQTQTFVDRRCKLNGTKPTYEPVEREKSEKFVYELVVDLSKLEPTVACHPDPGQRKLARDLGHIRLDRAYIGSCTGGKTSDFVDFARILQGKRVAIDTFGVPATPEIVHDLQTARWGEKTVWQILVEAGVQMTENASCAACLGGPVDTFGRMNTPMKCISATNRNFPGRMGHKESQVFLASPATVAASAVNGHITDPREFLS